One genomic window of Tachypleus tridentatus isolate NWPU-2018 chromosome 12, ASM421037v1, whole genome shotgun sequence includes the following:
- the LOC143233815 gene encoding uncharacterized protein LOC143233815 isoform X1 — MVAFVMGLQGGFTKFPCYLSLWDSMDTAVHYNRKHWLQWTEFSVGRNNVRCKPLVDLQKVLFPPLYIKLGLMKQFVTALDKESAAFKYLRDFFPELSEAKVKADVFIGPQIKKILECTESPKKLSRKENSLGQLCCSGSGLLGQLQGRKFGEILWQNGL; from the coding sequence atggtggcattcgtgatgggtctccaaggaggctttaccaagtttccctgttatctttccCTTTGGGACAGCATGGAcaccgcagtgcactacaacaggaagcactggctacaatggaccgagttctctgtggggaggaaCAATGTCAGGTGTAAGCCACTAGTggatctccagaaggtgttgttcccaccattgtacataaaactaggtcttatgaaacaatttgtcacagctcttgataaggagtctgcagccttcaagtatcttcgagatttcttccctgagctgtctgaggcaaaggtcaaagctgatgtcttcattggaccacaaataaagaagatcctggagtgcacagaatcccccaagaagctcagtaggaaggaaaacaGCTTGGgtcagctttgttgcagtggttcgggaCTTCTTGGGCAATTACAAGGTCGAAAATTTGGTGAAatactatggcaaaatgggctgtag